The following proteins are co-located in the Longimicrobium terrae genome:
- a CDS encoding histidine phosphatase family protein, with protein MGVERRVLYVARHGVTQANLDGINEGLEDEPLIEAGREQARALAERVAGLGLREVWTSPLARARQTAEIVAEIHGLPLHVEPDLRELDPGPWQGLTQQQMAERDPEEFARWQADPAAFRLAGRETLEEVRARAVAALERIRARDAQALVVTHTVPIRVARVHYAGEELNWFATFLPDHCVLMELAPDGDGSILRNVDTE; from the coding sequence ATGGGGGTAGAGCGACGGGTGCTGTACGTGGCGCGCCACGGGGTTACGCAGGCCAACCTGGACGGGATCAACGAAGGGCTGGAGGACGAGCCGCTGATTGAGGCCGGGCGCGAGCAGGCGCGCGCGCTGGCGGAGCGGGTGGCCGGGCTGGGGCTGCGGGAGGTGTGGACCAGCCCGCTGGCCCGCGCGCGGCAGACGGCGGAGATCGTGGCGGAGATCCACGGCCTGCCGCTGCACGTGGAGCCGGACCTGCGCGAGCTGGATCCCGGCCCGTGGCAGGGGCTTACGCAGCAGCAGATGGCCGAGCGCGACCCGGAAGAGTTCGCCCGGTGGCAGGCGGACCCCGCCGCGTTCCGCCTCGCCGGGCGCGAGACGCTGGAGGAGGTGCGCGCCCGTGCGGTGGCGGCGCTGGAGCGCATCCGCGCGCGGGACGCGCAGGCGCTGGTAGTCACGCACACGGTGCCCATCCGCGTGGCGCGCGTGCACTACGCGGGGGAGGAACTGAACTGGTTCGCCACCTTTCTTCCCGATCACTGCGTGCTGATGGAACTGGCGCCGGACGGCGACGGTTCCATCCTCCGCAACGTGGACACGGAGTGA
- a CDS encoding S4 domain-containing protein — MSEEGPLRVDVLLHRLCLTKSRSEAKAACEAGAVTIDSRPARPADMVTAGRRIHIRYPARILEVELLELPGKGVSKKNARDLYRVITDERVREDRF, encoded by the coding sequence GTGAGCGAAGAGGGGCCGCTGCGGGTGGACGTGCTCCTTCACCGCCTCTGCCTGACCAAGAGCCGCAGCGAAGCCAAGGCGGCGTGCGAGGCGGGGGCGGTGACGATCGACAGCCGTCCCGCCCGCCCCGCCGACATGGTGACCGCCGGACGCCGGATTCACATCCGGTATCCGGCGCGGATCCTGGAAGTGGAACTGCTGGAACTGCCGGGCAAGGGTGTATCGAAGAAGAACGCCCGCGATCTGTACCGGGTGATTACCGACGAGCGGGTGCGCGAAGATCGTTTCTGA
- a CDS encoding peptidylprolyl isomerase, whose protein sequence is MKLSRWAFMAAPFAVAACGMGGAMTSHTDVVAKAAGTELRVEDAAQILAANPQIPADPQVVRALADLWVDYSLLATAAAEDTSLKVLDLDEFVQDETREQTVFRYLETQVRPDTVIDDARLEQMWNTEGPGVEIRARHVLFRPAPEATPQQRQALKAKAEQVRARAAAGEDFATLAKEFTEEPGGKERGGDLDWFGRGRMVPQFEEAAFKLQPGQVSPVVETPFGYHVIKVEDRRQQALGENREAYRQQLLGSARQRAVGTYVDSMKKVAKVTMEPTALEALRELGGQDNLELRGRAASRSLASYQGGEITAGELATLLQGVPAGQREQIKTAPEADLRGFVENEALKEYLYADAQKKNFKLSAAAVDSIRTGTRMGIHQILEASGLANRRFPKGKAGTGAIQEAVRQLMEQAVGGQRQLPPLGKLGFALRNSYGADVNAESFQRVVDRMKVIRASQPQQGPGGMPGGPQGMPPGAMPPGAMPQGAPPQGQQDPRAQPQAAPGAAPQGAAPQGQR, encoded by the coding sequence ATGAAGTTGTCCCGCTGGGCGTTCATGGCCGCCCCGTTCGCCGTCGCGGCGTGCGGCATGGGTGGCGCCATGACGTCCCACACCGACGTGGTGGCCAAGGCCGCCGGCACGGAACTGCGCGTGGAAGACGCGGCGCAGATCCTGGCCGCCAATCCGCAGATTCCCGCCGACCCGCAGGTGGTTCGCGCGCTGGCCGACCTGTGGGTCGATTATTCGCTGCTGGCCACCGCGGCCGCCGAGGACACCAGCCTCAAGGTGCTGGACCTGGACGAGTTCGTTCAGGACGAGACGCGCGAGCAGACGGTGTTCCGCTACCTGGAAACCCAGGTGCGCCCCGACACCGTGATCGACGACGCGCGTCTGGAGCAGATGTGGAACACCGAAGGGCCCGGCGTAGAGATCCGCGCCCGCCACGTGCTGTTCCGCCCGGCGCCGGAAGCGACCCCGCAGCAGCGGCAGGCGCTGAAGGCCAAGGCCGAGCAGGTGCGCGCCCGCGCGGCCGCCGGTGAGGACTTCGCCACGCTGGCCAAGGAGTTCACCGAAGAGCCCGGCGGCAAGGAGCGCGGCGGCGACCTGGACTGGTTCGGCCGCGGCCGCATGGTGCCCCAGTTCGAGGAAGCGGCCTTCAAGCTGCAGCCCGGACAGGTGAGCCCGGTGGTGGAAACCCCGTTCGGCTACCACGTCATCAAGGTGGAAGACCGCCGCCAGCAGGCGCTGGGCGAGAACCGCGAGGCGTACCGCCAGCAGCTTCTGGGCAGCGCCCGGCAGCGCGCCGTGGGCACCTACGTGGATTCCATGAAGAAGGTGGCCAAGGTCACCATGGAGCCCACCGCGCTGGAAGCCCTGCGCGAACTGGGCGGCCAGGACAACCTGGAGCTGCGCGGCCGCGCGGCCAGCCGTTCGCTGGCCAGCTACCAGGGCGGCGAAATCACGGCCGGTGAACTGGCCACCCTGCTGCAGGGCGTGCCCGCCGGACAGCGCGAGCAGATCAAGACCGCCCCCGAGGCGGACCTGCGCGGCTTCGTGGAGAACGAGGCGCTCAAGGAGTATCTGTACGCCGACGCGCAGAAGAAGAACTTCAAGCTTTCCGCCGCCGCGGTGGACAGCATCCGCACCGGCACGCGCATGGGGATTCACCAGATCCTCGAGGCGTCCGGCCTGGCCAACCGCCGCTTTCCCAAGGGCAAGGCCGGCACCGGCGCCATTCAGGAAGCCGTGCGCCAGTTGATGGAGCAGGCCGTGGGCGGCCAGCGCCAGCTTCCGCCGCTGGGCAAGCTGGGCTTTGCGCTGCGCAACTCGTACGGCGCCGACGTGAACGCCGAGTCGTTCCAGCGCGTGGTGGACCGCATGAAGGTGATCCGCGCGTCGCAGCCGCAGCAGGGCCCGGGCGGAATGCCGGGCGGACCGCAGGGCATGCCGCCGGGCGCCATGCCTCCGGGTGCCATGCCCCAGGGCGCCCCGCCGCAGGGCCAGCAGGACCCCCGCGCGCAGCCGCAGGCCGCGCCGGGCGCCGCCCCCCAGGGCGCGGCTCCGCAGGGCCAGCGCTGA
- a CDS encoding L,D-transpeptidase family protein → MRKSVAIGFGGTLVLLIATAAIASRRADSGAKLASSLADPSSAPPTATPARRDSVARKPPRPATPGVEVVINIPSGRLELFDGGSLVKSYPVSVGSARYPTPRGEFKLSRVVWNPWWHPPESEWARNRKPTPPGNSNPMGRAKLHLDDLIYIHGTTAEGRLGAPASHGCIRMSNADVIDLAQRVHRYSKPDITDARIEELSTFSREERETTLPRYISVRVTYQVASIRGDSLRVFPDVYSRHSGQFSAMVRQELTRAGYDTTQLTTAAMTRLRSSAARGGGRFALADLATLQPLPPVVAAPAVLGAETVREVPPTPSAAPRDTIVIGEPAASEPARDPEPDPAPPAAPPSRR, encoded by the coding sequence GTGCGCAAATCCGTCGCGATCGGCTTCGGCGGCACCCTGGTTCTGCTCATCGCGACGGCGGCCATCGCCTCGCGCCGCGCGGACAGTGGTGCCAAGCTGGCTTCATCGCTGGCCGACCCGTCCTCCGCGCCCCCAACGGCGACCCCGGCGCGGCGCGATTCCGTCGCGCGCAAGCCGCCGCGGCCCGCCACGCCCGGCGTGGAAGTGGTCATCAACATTCCCAGCGGGCGGCTGGAGCTTTTTGACGGCGGCTCGCTGGTCAAGAGCTATCCGGTGTCCGTGGGATCGGCGCGCTATCCCACGCCGCGGGGGGAGTTCAAGCTGTCGCGCGTGGTGTGGAATCCGTGGTGGCATCCGCCGGAGAGCGAGTGGGCGCGCAACCGCAAGCCGACGCCGCCGGGCAACAGCAACCCCATGGGCCGCGCCAAGCTGCACCTGGACGACCTGATCTACATCCACGGAACCACCGCCGAGGGACGGCTGGGGGCGCCCGCGTCGCACGGCTGCATCCGCATGTCCAACGCGGATGTGATCGACCTTGCGCAGCGCGTGCACCGCTACTCCAAGCCGGACATTACGGACGCGCGCATCGAGGAGCTTTCCACGTTCAGCCGCGAGGAGCGCGAGACCACGCTGCCGCGGTACATTTCCGTCCGCGTCACGTACCAGGTGGCCAGCATTCGCGGGGACAGCCTGCGGGTGTTTCCGGACGTGTACAGCCGTCACAGCGGACAGTTTTCCGCCATGGTGCGCCAGGAACTGACGCGCGCCGGGTACGACACCACACAGCTGACGACGGCCGCCATGACGCGGCTGCGCAGCAGCGCGGCGCGGGGCGGAGGCCGCTTTGCGCTGGCGGATCTGGCGACACTGCAGCCGCTTCCGCCGGTGGTGGCCGCGCCCGCGGTGCTGGGTGCGGAAACGGTGCGCGAGGTGCCGCCCACGCCCTCCGCCGCGCCGCGGGACACCATCGTAATCGGCGAGCCCGCCGCGAGCGAGCCGGCGAGAGATCCCGAGCCCGACCCCGCGCCTCCAGCCGCGCCGCCGTCGCGACGCTGA
- a CDS encoding peptidylprolyl isomerase, with translation MRTRIALFAAVLAAAPAAAQTTPAPQPGEEVWDGVLAVVGDTILLRSDVQLALEQLRASGTPVPEDAAGLQRTVQQILDERINDLLLLEAARAAGTAVSDAEVQAAVADQERQVRQRFPTEVAFAEALAGSGRTVEAYRTELAAQFRDQTVVQRYVRRRMGEMAPVAITEAEISEFFTANRERFGVRPATVTFQQVIVRPVASDSARQAALTTIQRVQRELAEGGDFEVLARRYSMDGSKDRGGDLGWFRQGQMVRNFDLAVFNMRPGQTSGIIETEFGFHIIKLEKVRSGERQARHILIQPTITPADVERARGRADSVATALRGGANPAELAARYNTPDEARFQRDIPLERLPAPMSLALTGVETGGVAGPVQVDGGPNPSFSVLRVSERTTQGEYTLDEQRERVRGIIQEQKQMQRLLADLRRDTYVSIQL, from the coding sequence ATGCGCACTCGCATTGCCCTGTTTGCCGCCGTGCTGGCCGCCGCTCCCGCGGCGGCCCAGACCACGCCCGCTCCCCAGCCCGGCGAAGAGGTCTGGGACGGCGTGCTGGCCGTGGTCGGCGACACCATCCTCCTTCGCTCCGACGTGCAGCTGGCGCTGGAGCAGCTTCGCGCCTCCGGCACTCCGGTTCCGGAAGACGCGGCGGGGCTGCAGCGCACCGTTCAGCAGATTCTGGATGAGCGCATCAACGACCTGCTGCTGCTGGAAGCCGCGCGCGCCGCCGGCACCGCGGTGAGCGACGCCGAGGTGCAGGCCGCCGTGGCCGACCAGGAGCGCCAGGTTCGCCAGCGCTTTCCCACCGAGGTGGCCTTCGCGGAGGCGCTCGCGGGTTCGGGGCGCACGGTGGAGGCGTACCGCACCGAGCTGGCCGCGCAGTTCCGCGACCAGACGGTGGTGCAGCGCTACGTGCGCAGGCGCATGGGCGAAATGGCGCCCGTGGCCATCACCGAAGCGGAGATTTCGGAGTTCTTTACGGCCAACCGCGAGCGCTTCGGCGTGCGGCCGGCCACCGTCACCTTTCAGCAGGTGATCGTGCGGCCGGTGGCGTCGGACTCGGCGCGGCAGGCGGCGCTCACCACCATTCAGCGCGTGCAGCGCGAACTGGCCGAGGGCGGCGACTTCGAGGTGCTGGCCCGCCGCTACTCGATGGACGGCAGCAAGGACCGCGGCGGCGACCTGGGCTGGTTCCGCCAGGGGCAGATGGTGCGCAACTTCGACCTGGCGGTGTTCAACATGCGCCCGGGGCAGACCAGCGGCATCATCGAGACGGAGTTCGGGTTTCACATCATCAAGCTGGAAAAGGTGCGCAGCGGCGAGCGGCAGGCGCGCCACATCCTCATCCAGCCGACCATCACCCCGGCGGACGTGGAGCGGGCCCGCGGGCGCGCGGACTCGGTGGCGACAGCGCTGCGCGGCGGGGCCAACCCGGCGGAGCTGGCGGCGCGCTACAACACGCCCGACGAGGCGCGCTTTCAGCGCGACATTCCGCTGGAGCGGCTGCCGGCGCCCATGTCGCTGGCGCTGACCGGGGTGGAGACGGGCGGCGTGGCCGGGCCGGTGCAGGTGGACGGCGGACCCAACCCCTCCTTCTCGGTGCTGCGTGTCTCCGAGCGCACCACGCAGGGCGAGTACACGCTGGACGAGCAGCGCGAGCGGGTGCGCGGCATCATCCAGGAGCAGAAGCAGATGCAGCGCCTGCTGGCCGACCTGCGGCGCGACACCTACGTGTCCATTCAGCTGTGA
- a CDS encoding NADPH-dependent FMN reductase: MSEMTAEPVIRILAVSGSLRAVSSNGAVVEALRMLAPDGVRVQVFRGLDSLPHFNPDLERGTATIGSVERWREALRTSDAVVICSPEYAHGVPGAMKNALDWVVGSNEFFCKPVALVNAAPHAHFAQDALAETLRTMGAALKAEASVAVRASGAGLDAAGIAADPALSTALLGALAILADRARSAAAELARQWPDGVPPS; encoded by the coding sequence ATGAGCGAAATGACCGCGGAACCCGTGATCCGCATTCTGGCCGTGTCCGGCAGCCTGCGCGCGGTTTCGTCCAACGGCGCCGTGGTGGAGGCGCTACGGATGCTGGCGCCGGACGGGGTGCGGGTGCAGGTGTTCCGCGGGCTGGATTCCCTGCCCCACTTCAACCCGGACCTGGAGCGCGGGACGGCGACCATCGGCTCGGTGGAGCGGTGGCGCGAGGCGCTGCGGACGAGTGACGCGGTGGTGATCTGCAGCCCGGAATACGCCCACGGTGTGCCCGGCGCGATGAAGAACGCGCTCGACTGGGTCGTGGGCAGCAACGAGTTCTTCTGCAAGCCGGTCGCGCTGGTCAACGCGGCGCCGCACGCACATTTTGCGCAGGACGCGCTGGCGGAAACGCTGCGCACCATGGGCGCCGCGCTGAAAGCGGAGGCTTCCGTGGCCGTGCGCGCATCGGGCGCGGGGCTGGACGCCGCCGGGATCGCGGCCGACCCGGCGCTGTCCACCGCCCTGCTTGGCGCGCTGGCTATTCTCGCGGATCGCGCACGGTCCGCCGCGGCGGAACTGGCGCGCCAGTGGCCGGACGGCGTTCCGCCATCCTGA
- the ppc gene encoding phosphoenolpyruvate carboxylase, which translates to MTDETLHPPDLDALLATRGLQVEGEGTGISGPLSRNVNLVGGLLGEAVAERHGPAMLELVERLRLLCRDAAQEENDARRDEAARLIAEQDVDTLRAVLRAFTTFFHLVNKAEQIEVARINRVREQRATADAPRPESIAEAIHLLARDGHDAAEVHALLARLDIQPTLTAHPTEARRRSILLRQGEVAAALDRLTDPRLTPSEADGLVAEVRNAISLLLATDEVRTRAVTVQDEVRHGLYFLATSIWRTVPRIHQDVREALRARFGADAVPAELPLFLRYRSWIGGDRDGNPGVTAELTQWTLAEHRRDALKLHRRTLNELRLLLSVSSAQVPVPAALGERAEALAEAVALPAATRASLTGEPYRLLLMAMMAAVDRLIAEEPMEYRAADFADDLRLIRDGLEAGGLGGVARDGLLPDALVQARTFGFHMAALDVRQHSRVHESAVGGLLRAAGVEDDYAKLDEAARVELLVRELGVPRPLRPIGAELPEDAAELLDTMAVIREAVAREPDSIGCYIISMTSTVSDVLEVLLLMKEAGLWRQVDGRIECPLDVVPLFETIADLDAAEERLDAMFGDPLYSRHLAARARGGKPFQEVMLGYSDSNKDGGYLMANWALHKAQGAIARVATRHGVEVRLFHGRGGTVGRGGGRANQAILAMPPESHNGGIRFTEQGEVISFRYALPAIARRHLEQIVHAQLVALARPVPEAAFMAPTRDGSRDLMQRIADAAMSAYRGLIDDPETWPFYLSATPIAHIAGLPLASRPVSRKGPGELDFEGLRAIPWVFSWTQTRYTIPGWYGLGSGLRAALDAGEGDELRRMAEGWPFFQALVADGRREMARARLPLARRYADLAVEAGASHAPHDRITAEFAEARAALREVSGEGAEQADTPVIARSIALRNPYTDVLNLAQIDLMRRWRALDEDARATPDGEALKQALFISLNGIAGAMQSTG; encoded by the coding sequence ATGACCGACGAAACGCTGCATCCGCCCGACCTGGACGCCCTGCTCGCCACGCGCGGGCTGCAGGTGGAAGGCGAAGGAACCGGCATCTCCGGCCCGCTTTCGCGAAACGTGAACCTGGTCGGCGGGCTGCTGGGCGAGGCGGTGGCCGAGCGCCACGGGCCCGCCATGCTGGAACTGGTGGAGCGCCTGCGCCTGCTGTGCCGCGACGCCGCGCAGGAGGAAAACGACGCTCGCCGTGACGAGGCCGCACGGCTGATCGCCGAGCAGGACGTGGATACGCTGCGCGCCGTGCTGCGCGCGTTCACCACCTTCTTTCACTTGGTGAACAAGGCCGAGCAGATCGAGGTGGCCCGCATCAACCGTGTCCGCGAGCAGCGGGCGACGGCGGACGCGCCCCGCCCCGAATCCATCGCCGAAGCCATCCACCTGCTGGCGCGCGACGGCCACGACGCGGCGGAAGTGCACGCGCTGCTCGCCCGGCTGGACATTCAGCCCACGCTGACCGCGCATCCCACGGAGGCGCGCCGCCGCTCCATTCTGCTGCGGCAGGGCGAGGTGGCCGCCGCGCTGGACCGGCTGACCGATCCGCGGCTGACGCCCTCCGAGGCGGACGGGCTGGTGGCGGAGGTGCGCAACGCCATCTCCCTCCTGCTGGCGACGGACGAGGTGCGCACCCGCGCCGTGACGGTGCAGGACGAGGTGCGCCACGGCCTGTACTTTCTGGCCACGAGCATCTGGCGCACGGTGCCGCGCATTCACCAGGACGTGCGCGAGGCGCTGCGAGCCCGGTTTGGCGCCGACGCCGTCCCCGCGGAGCTGCCGCTGTTCCTGCGCTATCGGTCGTGGATTGGCGGCGACCGCGACGGCAACCCCGGCGTGACCGCCGAGCTGACGCAGTGGACACTCGCAGAGCACCGCCGCGACGCGCTCAAGCTGCACCGCCGCACGCTGAACGAACTGCGGCTGCTGCTTTCCGTCTCCTCCGCGCAGGTGCCCGTCCCCGCCGCGCTGGGCGAGCGCGCGGAGGCGCTGGCGGAAGCCGTCGCGCTTCCGGCCGCTACGCGCGCGAGCCTGACCGGCGAGCCGTACCGCCTTCTGTTGATGGCGATGATGGCCGCGGTGGACCGGCTGATCGCCGAGGAGCCGATGGAGTACCGCGCCGCCGACTTCGCGGACGACCTGCGGCTGATTCGCGACGGGCTGGAGGCGGGCGGACTGGGCGGCGTGGCTCGCGACGGGCTGCTGCCGGATGCGCTGGTGCAGGCCCGCACCTTCGGCTTTCACATGGCCGCGCTGGACGTGCGCCAGCACAGCCGCGTGCACGAATCCGCCGTGGGCGGCCTGCTGCGCGCGGCGGGAGTGGAGGACGATTACGCCAAGCTGGACGAGGCCGCGCGCGTGGAGCTTCTCGTCCGCGAGCTGGGCGTCCCCCGTCCGCTGCGCCCCATCGGCGCGGAGCTGCCGGAAGACGCGGCCGAACTGCTGGACACCATGGCCGTCATCCGCGAGGCGGTGGCGCGCGAGCCGGACAGCATCGGCTGCTATATCATCAGCATGACCAGCACGGTGAGCGACGTGCTCGAGGTGCTGCTGCTGATGAAGGAAGCCGGGCTGTGGCGGCAGGTGGATGGCCGGATCGAGTGCCCGCTGGACGTCGTTCCGCTCTTTGAAACCATCGCGGACCTCGATGCCGCGGAAGAGCGGCTGGACGCGATGTTCGGTGATCCGCTGTACAGCCGGCACCTGGCCGCCCGGGCCAGGGGCGGCAAGCCGTTCCAGGAAGTGATGCTGGGCTACTCCGACAGCAACAAGGACGGCGGCTACCTGATGGCCAACTGGGCGCTGCACAAGGCCCAGGGCGCCATCGCCCGCGTCGCGACACGGCACGGGGTGGAGGTGCGCCTGTTCCACGGCCGCGGCGGTACGGTAGGCCGCGGCGGCGGGCGCGCCAACCAGGCGATCCTGGCCATGCCGCCGGAGTCGCACAACGGCGGCATCCGCTTCACGGAACAGGGCGAGGTCATCTCCTTCCGCTACGCGCTTCCCGCCATCGCGCGGCGGCACCTGGAGCAGATCGTCCACGCGCAGCTGGTCGCGCTCGCCCGCCCCGTGCCCGAGGCCGCGTTCATGGCCCCGACGCGGGACGGTTCGCGCGACCTGATGCAGCGCATCGCCGACGCGGCCATGAGCGCGTACCGCGGGCTGATCGACGACCCGGAAACGTGGCCGTTCTATCTCTCCGCCACGCCCATCGCGCACATCGCCGGGCTCCCGCTCGCCAGCCGGCCCGTGTCGCGAAAAGGGCCGGGGGAGCTGGATTTCGAGGGGCTGCGCGCCATCCCCTGGGTGTTCAGCTGGACGCAGACGCGCTACACCATTCCGGGATGGTACGGCCTGGGCTCCGGCCTGCGCGCCGCGCTGGACGCGGGCGAGGGCGATGAACTGCGGCGGATGGCGGAGGGATGGCCCTTCTTTCAGGCGCTGGTGGCGGACGGGCGGCGCGAGATGGCCCGCGCGCGGCTTCCCCTGGCGCGCCGCTACGCGGATCTGGCGGTGGAGGCCGGCGCCTCCCACGCGCCGCACGACCGCATCACGGCCGAGTTCGCGGAGGCCCGCGCCGCGCTGCGCGAGGTGAGCGGCGAGGGCGCGGAGCAGGCGGACACGCCCGTCATCGCCCGGAGCATCGCGCTGCGCAACCCGTACACGGACGTGCTGAACCTGGCGCAGATCGACCTGATGCGCCGCTGGCGCGCGCTGGACGAGGATGCGCGCGCCACGCCGGACGGCGAGGCGCTCAAGCAGGCGCTGTTCATCTCGCTGAACGGCATCGCCGGCGCCATGCAGAGCACCGGCTGA
- a CDS encoding VOC family protein — protein sequence MSDQQTPAPGTVSWFDLTVDDASAVRDFYANVAGWTPSPLTMKEGYDDYVMMTPGGAAVAGVCHARGANAELPPQWLMYINVVDLDASLEACAAQGGSVISGPRSGGGTVRYAVIRDPAGAAVALFQP from the coding sequence ATGAGCGATCAGCAGACGCCCGCGCCGGGCACCGTGTCGTGGTTCGACCTTACCGTGGATGACGCCTCGGCGGTGCGCGACTTCTACGCGAACGTGGCGGGCTGGACGCCGTCGCCCCTGACGATGAAGGAAGGGTACGACGACTACGTGATGATGACGCCGGGCGGTGCGGCCGTCGCCGGCGTGTGCCACGCGCGCGGGGCCAACGCGGAGCTTCCGCCGCAGTGGCTGATGTACATCAACGTGGTGGATCTGGATGCCAGCCTGGAAGCGTGCGCGGCGCAGGGCGGCAGCGTCATTTCCGGGCCCCGCAGCGGCGGCGGAACGGTGCGTTACGCCGTGATCCGCGATCCGGCCGGCGCGGCGGTGGCGCTGTTTCAGCCGTGA
- a CDS encoding methyltransferase family protein — protein sequence MPLNEDFVRQGTWLFRWRSYLPIAFLLLLFTQVPSYRYLGGSRLMEMQWEALCLLVSLAGLAVRIHTVGHAPRRTSGRNTRCQVADVLNTSGMYSVVRHPLYLGNFLMWLGVVMFLHTWWMVLLVSAGYALYYERIMCAEENFLRGKFDAGYVEWASRTPAIIPNPRLWRRAELPFCLRTVLRREYSGFFGLILTFAILQVASDSAMQRRLVLDPVWMTLLGASLCLFLVLRFLKRHTGVLKVSGRA from the coding sequence ATGCCGCTGAACGAAGACTTCGTCCGCCAGGGAACCTGGTTGTTCCGCTGGCGGAGCTACCTTCCCATCGCGTTTCTGCTCCTGCTGTTCACGCAGGTTCCGTCGTACCGATATCTTGGCGGCTCGCGGCTGATGGAGATGCAGTGGGAGGCGCTCTGCCTGCTGGTTTCCTTGGCCGGGCTGGCGGTGCGCATCCACACGGTGGGGCACGCGCCGCGGCGCACCAGCGGCCGCAACACGCGGTGCCAGGTGGCGGACGTACTCAATACGTCGGGAATGTATTCCGTGGTGCGGCACCCGCTGTACCTGGGCAACTTCCTGATGTGGCTGGGCGTGGTGATGTTTCTGCACACGTGGTGGATGGTGCTGCTGGTGAGCGCGGGCTATGCGCTGTACTACGAGCGGATCATGTGCGCGGAAGAGAACTTTCTGCGGGGCAAGTTCGACGCGGGATACGTGGAATGGGCCAGCCGCACGCCGGCCATCATCCCCAACCCGCGGCTGTGGCGGCGGGCGGAGCTTCCGTTCTGCCTGCGCACGGTGCTGCGGCGCGAGTATTCCGGCTTCTTCGGGCTGATTCTGACCTTTGCCATTCTGCAGGTGGCCAGCGACTCGGCCATGCAGCGGCGCCTGGTGCTGGATCCCGTGTGGATGACGCTGCTGGGCGCCTCGCTGTGCCTGTTTCTAGTGCTGCGCTTTCTGAAGCGCCACACCGGCGTGCTCAAGGTAAGCGGCCGCGCCTGA
- a CDS encoding phytanoyl-CoA dioxygenase family protein: MSSTADTLDSTAAGPTPPAPAYDVATIMGALYGDGILGHKGAFPREWVQRMGEDIEALFQDALKRPGGAVGRGPKRYYVEIHPEHLRGFVDLVTHPWVVAVCEAVLGPDYKIVEIGFDVPGPGAQDQPWHRDFPAPEETTVGRRLNSLAFNVTAVDTTEDMGPFEVAPGTQWDGSEHLEHEMFPPKSFYPRYQERAQRKMPQMGDISARSALTIHRGTANHSQKARPVLVLGVDAPDARNAERHDLQFSRAYYDALPETLKPHLACRVVDELEPIVQGHTIEGLMMGEA, encoded by the coding sequence ATGAGCAGCACCGCCGACACCCTCGACTCCACCGCCGCCGGGCCCACTCCGCCGGCGCCGGCCTACGACGTCGCCACCATCATGGGCGCGCTGTACGGCGACGGCATTCTGGGCCACAAGGGCGCGTTCCCGCGCGAGTGGGTGCAGCGCATGGGCGAGGACATCGAGGCGCTGTTCCAGGACGCGCTCAAGCGGCCCGGCGGCGCGGTGGGACGCGGGCCCAAGCGGTACTACGTGGAGATCCACCCCGAGCACCTGCGCGGCTTCGTGGACCTGGTGACGCACCCGTGGGTGGTGGCGGTGTGCGAGGCGGTGCTTGGGCCGGACTACAAGATCGTGGAGATCGGCTTTGACGTGCCCGGCCCGGGCGCGCAGGACCAGCCGTGGCACCGCGACTTTCCCGCCCCGGAGGAGACGACGGTGGGCCGCCGGCTCAACTCGCTGGCCTTCAACGTGACCGCGGTGGACACCACGGAGGACATGGGGCCGTTCGAGGTGGCGCCGGGGACGCAGTGGGACGGCTCGGAGCACCTGGAGCACGAGATGTTTCCGCCCAAGTCGTTCTACCCGCGCTACCAGGAGCGGGCGCAGCGCAAGATGCCGCAGATGGGCGACATCAGCGCGCGGTCGGCGCTCACCATCCACCGGGGGACGGCCAACCACTCGCAGAAGGCGCGGCCCGTGCTGGTGCTGGGCGTGGACGCGCCCGACGCGCGCAACGCCGAGCGCCACGACCTGCAGTTCAGCCGCGCGTACTACGACGCGCTTCCGGAAACGCTGAAGCCGCACCTTGCCTGCCGCGTGGTGGACGAACTGGAGCCCATCGTACAGGGGCACACCATCGAGGGGCTGATGATGGGCGAGGCCTGA